One segment of Rubripirellula amarantea DNA contains the following:
- a CDS encoding rhamnulokinase, translating to MTDSGTRTRPVHLAVDLGASSGRVISGGLEGGNLHIEVLHRFANDPVWVHDSMQWNPLGLWSEIQAGLAKAGNLHSDIRSIGVDTWGVDYGLVNSQNQLAGPVRHYRDQRNVGMIEEACQTVSRSEIFQATGLQFMEINTLYQLLAAKKAADPALVDDNDFLMMGDLFHWLLTGERGVEMTNASTTQLLDPRTQTWHEGLIERFGLPRGIFGNLVQPGTHLGNTTEAVARVTGLRDVPVIVPATHDTASAVIAVPARSFAPAKPDWCYISSGTWSLMGCELPRPMINERCQELNFTNEGGVLGSTRLLKNIGGMWVFQQIRAAMLKRGTERTWDDMVSRARAADPFSCLIDPDDPAFAAPDDMVDAIHKRAEDTDQPIPHDEGQLYRSSLEGLALRYRVCLGMLESLVEQPISTIHIVGGGSVNALLCQMTADACNRTVVAGPVEATAIGNVLMQMIGTAQISSIEEARELVCRSFDTKTYHPQDSSAWDEPAKRFALLSKR from the coding sequence ATGACCGACTCTGGCACCCGTACCCGTCCAGTACACCTCGCGGTCGACCTGGGCGCTTCGAGCGGTCGGGTGATTTCAGGCGGGCTGGAAGGCGGGAATCTACACATCGAGGTGCTCCATCGGTTCGCCAATGATCCGGTCTGGGTTCACGACTCGATGCAATGGAACCCGCTTGGATTGTGGTCAGAGATCCAGGCTGGGCTGGCCAAGGCCGGGAATCTCCATTCCGACATCCGTTCGATCGGAGTTGATACCTGGGGTGTCGATTACGGTCTGGTCAATTCGCAGAACCAATTGGCCGGTCCCGTACGGCATTACCGCGACCAGCGAAACGTGGGCATGATTGAAGAAGCTTGCCAAACTGTATCTCGCAGTGAGATCTTCCAAGCGACGGGGCTGCAATTCATGGAGATCAACACGCTCTATCAATTGCTTGCTGCCAAGAAGGCCGCCGATCCCGCGCTCGTCGACGACAATGATTTCTTGATGATGGGCGACCTTTTTCACTGGCTGTTAACGGGTGAACGAGGTGTCGAGATGACCAACGCATCCACGACACAACTTCTTGATCCGCGAACCCAAACGTGGCACGAAGGTTTGATTGAACGATTCGGGTTGCCTCGCGGCATTTTTGGAAACTTGGTTCAGCCCGGAACACATTTGGGCAACACCACCGAAGCGGTGGCGAGGGTGACTGGATTACGAGATGTGCCGGTGATTGTCCCAGCCACGCACGATACCGCGTCCGCCGTGATTGCAGTTCCCGCACGCTCGTTCGCGCCGGCGAAGCCGGACTGGTGCTACATCAGTAGCGGAACATGGTCCTTGATGGGCTGCGAGTTGCCTCGTCCGATGATCAACGAGCGATGTCAGGAGCTGAACTTCACCAATGAAGGTGGCGTCTTGGGCAGCACTCGTTTGCTTAAGAACATCGGCGGGATGTGGGTGTTCCAACAAATTCGCGCCGCGATGTTGAAACGAGGAACCGAGCGAACTTGGGACGATATGGTCTCACGAGCCCGTGCTGCGGATCCGTTTTCGTGTTTGATCGACCCCGATGACCCAGCCTTCGCCGCCCCGGATGACATGGTTGATGCGATTCACAAGCGAGCCGAAGACACCGATCAACCGATTCCCCACGATGAAGGTCAACTGTATCGAAGTTCTCTCGAAGGTCTTGCGCTAAGGTATCGAGTCTGTTTGGGAATGTTGGAATCACTCGTGGAGCAACCAATTTCCACAATCCATATCGTTGGCGGGGGAAGTGTCAACGCACTGCTTTGTCAGATGACGGCGGATGCCTGCAACCGGACGGTAGTCGCTGGGCCGGTCGAAGCGACGGCGATTGGCAACGTCCTGATGCAAATGATAGGGACCGCACAGATATCGTCGATCGAGGAAGCTCGCGAACTGGTGTGCCGCAGTTTCGACACCAAAACCTATCACCCGCAGGATTCATCGGCCTGGGACGAGCCGGCCAAGCGTTTCGCTTTATTGTCAAAACGCTAA
- a CDS encoding UbiD family decarboxylase, translated as MKHRSTREVINDLRRAERLIEIDEPVDPNLEAAEIQRRVYASNGPALLFKNLIGCQFPAASNLFASLEQARYLFRDTLESVRRVIEVKVDPSALPKRPFRYAGVPWTALTMLPRGTRRGPVQANQCRLSELPPIKCWPDDGGPFVTLPQVLSDDPSAPGNLMRVNLGMYRVQLSGNDYETDREVGLHYQIHRGIGVHHRAALDRGESLRVAITVGGSPAMSLAAVMPLPEGLTELTFGGALAGRRMRMIRGNHAPVYGDADFAIVGTISPGDAKPEGPFGDHLGYYSLRHSFPVMQVEKVWHRDGAIWPFTVVGRPPQEDTTFGQLIHELTDPILPSVIPGVKAVHAVDAAGVHPLLLAIGSERYMPHLKPAEPQELLTQANAILGNGQLSLAKYLWITDDREDRLKIHDLDAFLQHMLRRVDWRRDLHFQTKTTIDTLDYSGTGFNQGSKVVIAATGDPIRELPMEVPATLSLPDGFSNPRVVAPGVLAIQSPACRSESDREHLSRFAKYFDTSAPINAFPLITLVDDSDFASRNLSNWLWTTFTRSNPAIDIDGIDSFVQQKHWGTRGSLIIDARVKPHHAPPLIEAPEVTKKIDAMAARGGKLAAYL; from the coding sequence GTGAAGCACCGCTCTACCCGCGAAGTGATCAACGATCTACGCCGTGCCGAACGACTGATTGAGATCGATGAACCGGTGGATCCCAACTTGGAAGCTGCCGAAATCCAACGTCGGGTCTATGCGTCAAATGGTCCGGCGCTGCTGTTCAAGAATCTTATCGGATGCCAATTCCCGGCCGCTTCTAATCTGTTTGCTTCCCTAGAACAGGCGAGATACCTGTTTCGCGATACGCTGGAATCGGTTCGCCGCGTGATCGAAGTAAAAGTGGATCCCTCGGCACTTCCCAAGCGTCCATTCCGATACGCGGGAGTTCCATGGACGGCTTTGACAATGCTACCGCGAGGTACCCGTCGAGGTCCGGTCCAAGCGAATCAATGTCGGCTTTCGGAATTGCCCCCTATCAAGTGCTGGCCCGATGACGGCGGTCCATTCGTAACGTTGCCGCAAGTGCTTAGCGACGACCCTTCGGCACCCGGCAACTTGATGCGAGTGAACCTTGGAATGTATCGCGTGCAGTTGTCTGGTAACGACTACGAGACTGACCGCGAAGTAGGGCTGCACTATCAAATCCATCGAGGCATCGGCGTCCACCACCGCGCCGCGCTTGACCGAGGCGAATCGCTTCGAGTAGCGATCACCGTCGGTGGCTCGCCAGCGATGTCACTTGCTGCGGTGATGCCGTTGCCCGAAGGGTTGACTGAATTGACATTTGGCGGTGCGTTGGCGGGTCGACGTATGCGAATGATCCGCGGCAATCACGCGCCGGTTTATGGCGATGCCGACTTTGCAATCGTGGGAACGATATCACCGGGGGATGCCAAACCCGAAGGACCGTTTGGCGATCACTTGGGTTACTACAGCCTGCGACATTCGTTTCCAGTCATGCAGGTCGAAAAGGTGTGGCATCGCGACGGAGCGATTTGGCCGTTCACGGTGGTGGGACGTCCGCCTCAAGAAGACACCACCTTTGGTCAACTGATTCACGAATTGACCGACCCGATCCTCCCTTCGGTGATTCCGGGCGTCAAAGCCGTTCATGCGGTCGATGCTGCGGGCGTCCATCCTTTGTTGTTGGCGATCGGAAGCGAACGCTACATGCCACATTTAAAGCCTGCTGAGCCGCAAGAACTTCTGACACAAGCCAATGCAATTTTGGGCAATGGTCAACTGTCACTCGCCAAGTACTTATGGATCACTGATGATCGCGAGGATCGGCTTAAGATTCATGATCTCGATGCGTTCCTTCAGCACATGCTTCGTCGTGTCGACTGGCGGCGTGACTTGCACTTTCAAACCAAGACCACAATTGACACGCTGGACTACAGTGGCACGGGTTTCAATCAGGGTTCGAAGGTCGTAATCGCCGCAACGGGGGATCCGATCCGTGAACTGCCGATGGAGGTTCCCGCAACTCTTTCGTTGCCCGATGGCTTTTCTAATCCACGAGTCGTCGCCCCAGGTGTGCTCGCGATCCAATCACCAGCTTGCCGTAGCGAGTCGGACCGCGAACATCTATCTCGGTTCGCAAAGTATTTTGACACGAGCGCACCGATCAACGCATTCCCGCTTATCACCCTTGTAGACGACAGCGATTTTGCGTCAAGAAATTTGTCGAATTGGCTGTGGACAACGTTCACTCGCAGTAACCCCGCGATCGACATCGACGGGATTGATTCCTTTGTTCAACAAAAGCATTGGGGGACTCGCGGATCGTTAATCATCGACGCTCGTGTCAAACCACACCACGCACCGCCGCTGATCGAAGCCCCCGAGGTGACCAAGAAGATTGACGCCATGGCTGCACGCGGTGGTAAGCTCGCCGCATACTTATAG
- a CDS encoding DUF4112 domain-containing protein, with protein MKSKRQTTDAPVLTPSQLESSRELKWVDSFTRTLDTKLRIPGTNVRFGVDFILGLVPGAGDLLSLGLSGILIATMAKNGASAKLVTKMLGNVLLDTIVGTVPVLGNLFDLFFKANYRNLELMREYYDEDKHRGSVWPMMLGITAVLLIIAVASIWLLVKLFSMIIASF; from the coding sequence GTGAAGTCCAAACGCCAAACGACCGATGCGCCTGTCTTAACACCTTCTCAATTGGAATCGTCGCGCGAACTCAAATGGGTCGATAGCTTCACGCGAACGTTGGACACAAAGTTGCGTATCCCAGGCACCAATGTCCGTTTCGGAGTGGACTTCATTCTTGGACTCGTTCCCGGTGCCGGCGATTTACTTAGCCTTGGATTGTCCGGGATCTTGATCGCGACGATGGCCAAGAACGGCGCCAGCGCTAAGCTCGTGACCAAGATGCTCGGCAACGTCTTGCTCGATACGATTGTCGGAACAGTACCCGTGCTGGGTAATTTGTTTGACTTGTTCTTTAAGGCAAACTACCGAAATCTCGAGTTGATGCGCGAGTATTACGATGAAGACAAGCACCGCGGCAGTGTTTGGCCGATGATGCTTGGTATCACAGCAGTCTTGCTTATCATCGCAGTCGCATCGATTTGGCTACTGGTCAAGTTGTTCAGCATGATCATCGCGTCGTTCTAG
- a CDS encoding CCA tRNA nucleotidyltransferase, with protein sequence MDSTSTTLLSNPDAAEAIRIISVLRERGFVAYLAGGCVRDALLGKPPKDFDVATNATPEAVREVFGKKNTLAFGASFGVIGVLPPRNAAMPAKTAVSATEVATFRSDGEYSDGRRPDSVHYGDAHADALRRDFTINGLFYDPLTRSIIDYVDGRADLDRRLLRTIGSPDQRFGEDRLRMLRAIRFSTTLNFTIDDETFAAITVHADDITDVSGERIGVEMRKVMTSPQAINGLQRLVDSGLARNVMPELLHANMEQLSSLLDHLPERSFARSLACVALSSQASVIDTCSSAWRLSVEETRQAKAALDKHDAIVNADELVWSRLQPILIDRDVDVIADVAQAVVQSQRRGAAGIHRVRDALAWDPQKLNPPMLLTGDDLRKAGYEAGPKFRVFLDALRVAQLDGEITTVDEAWRLIERLNNEI encoded by the coding sequence ATGGATTCTACTTCGACAACATTGCTTTCCAATCCTGATGCAGCCGAAGCCATTCGAATCATCAGTGTCCTGCGTGAGCGTGGCTTCGTCGCCTACTTGGCGGGCGGATGTGTGCGAGATGCGTTACTAGGAAAGCCTCCCAAAGACTTCGACGTTGCCACTAATGCGACTCCTGAAGCCGTCCGTGAAGTTTTCGGAAAAAAGAACACGCTCGCATTCGGAGCCTCTTTCGGAGTGATCGGCGTGTTGCCGCCGCGAAACGCTGCAATGCCGGCTAAAACCGCGGTTTCGGCAACCGAGGTGGCCACTTTTCGCAGTGATGGGGAATACAGCGATGGGCGTCGTCCCGATTCTGTGCATTATGGCGACGCGCATGCGGATGCGTTGCGGCGAGATTTCACAATCAATGGATTGTTCTATGACCCGCTGACTCGCTCCATCATCGATTACGTCGATGGTCGAGCGGACTTGGATCGAAGATTGCTGCGGACGATCGGTTCCCCTGATCAACGATTTGGGGAAGATCGGCTTCGAATGTTAAGAGCAATTCGCTTTTCGACAACTTTGAATTTCACCATCGACGACGAAACCTTCGCGGCAATCACCGTCCACGCGGACGACATTACCGACGTCAGTGGCGAACGAATTGGCGTGGAAATGCGAAAAGTGATGACATCGCCACAAGCGATCAATGGGTTGCAGCGTCTGGTCGACAGCGGACTCGCTCGCAACGTCATGCCGGAATTGCTGCATGCCAATATGGAACAACTATCGAGCCTGCTGGATCATTTGCCTGAAAGATCGTTCGCACGATCACTCGCTTGCGTCGCCTTGTCGTCTCAAGCGAGCGTGATCGATACGTGCTCAAGCGCGTGGCGGCTATCGGTCGAGGAAACGCGTCAAGCCAAAGCCGCCTTGGACAAACACGACGCGATCGTAAATGCTGACGAACTAGTATGGTCGCGGTTGCAACCAATTTTGATTGATCGTGATGTCGACGTGATCGCCGATGTTGCACAAGCCGTAGTTCAATCTCAACGGCGAGGTGCAGCGGGGATCCACCGGGTGCGCGATGCTCTTGCCTGGGATCCACAAAAGCTCAATCCGCCTATGTTGTTGACCGGTGACGACTTGAGAAAGGCAGGCTACGAGGCCGGTCCAAAGTTTCGTGTTTTCCTAGATGCGTTGCGAGTCGCACAGCTCGATGGCGAGATCACCACGGTCGATGAAGCGTGGCGATTGATCGAGCGTCTGAACAACGAGATCTAA
- a CDS encoding formylmethanofuran--tetrahydromethanopterin N-formyltransferase, translating to MTNLRELVEDTYAEGFRSIYGEVLITARDERWLRHCVAAVTGHASSTILCDCEAGVSRWISADEAKAGATPDGRLGAIVQFHVPRFRKDRREHLEKVMLARISQNVLTCPTARCFNQIDSEDYFKLGRKIALFGDRHQFRDTHHGEPGWVIPILGGEFFLSRRFGYRDGVMGGNLWFFGPDESIALDAAEAASLAAEATPDVITTFPGGVAASGSKAGSSYDFMIASTYAEFCPTLRNELGEKSKVPPGVGSIMEIIVNGRDLESLQAATKNAIHAAAKTEGLLKISAGNYGGRLGKTFIHLHELL from the coding sequence TTGACCAATTTACGTGAACTTGTTGAAGACACCTACGCTGAAGGCTTTCGCAGTATCTACGGTGAAGTTCTCATCACGGCTCGCGATGAGCGATGGCTGCGTCATTGCGTTGCCGCCGTCACGGGGCACGCGTCTAGTACGATCCTGTGTGACTGCGAAGCTGGCGTGTCACGATGGATTAGTGCCGATGAAGCGAAGGCGGGCGCGACCCCTGACGGACGACTGGGCGCGATTGTCCAATTTCATGTTCCTCGGTTTCGAAAGGATCGCCGCGAGCATCTCGAGAAGGTAATGCTCGCCCGTATTAGCCAGAACGTCTTGACGTGTCCGACTGCTCGCTGCTTCAACCAAATTGATTCGGAAGATTACTTCAAGCTCGGACGCAAAATCGCTTTGTTTGGCGATCGCCACCAGTTTCGGGACACGCATCATGGCGAGCCCGGTTGGGTCATTCCAATCTTGGGTGGCGAGTTCTTTTTGTCACGACGCTTCGGGTACCGCGATGGCGTGATGGGTGGAAACTTGTGGTTCTTTGGCCCAGACGAATCGATCGCGTTGGACGCCGCCGAAGCGGCATCGTTGGCGGCCGAAGCGACGCCAGACGTGATAACTACCTTCCCGGGCGGTGTTGCCGCTAGCGGATCCAAGGCGGGTAGCAGTTACGATTTTATGATTGCGTCGACGTATGCAGAGTTTTGTCCGACCCTGCGAAACGAACTTGGCGAGAAGTCCAAAGTGCCCCCGGGCGTCGGCAGCATCATGGAGATCATCGTCAATGGGCGAGACTTAGAATCCCTGCAGGCGGCCACAAAGAACGCCATTCACGCAGCAGCAAAGACTGAAGGTCTGCTGAAAATCAGCGCGGGCAATTACGGCGGACGACTTGGCAAGACCTTTATCCATTTGCATGAGCTGCTGTGA
- a CDS encoding leucyl aminopeptidase produces MKNTKLPSLSLASGALDGSSDSSSVEIIVVGLAAENTPSPTLKAIDSATGGWIGRLIEGGQLRSKKGEMSLLASPLATGPTMILVVGLGEKEAKRSDAFELASSAIRKLTDRERGTIVIALAECFDKSLHDGVVAGALYGLEGQSLYQAEPAAKMPVAIQFAGIDKAVLDRGKQIGEAINATKRLVNEPASEIYPASFADRAVAMANEAGLEIEVWDETKLADEGCRAILAVGRASACPPRLVIFRHNGGGDEAPLAIVGKGVTFDSGGLSLKPSDGMVDMKCDMAGAATVFGVMQAIAKLGIKQNVIGLCGLAENMVAGNSYRLGDVIETRSGKTIEILNTDAEGRVVLADTLDVAIENHPRAMVDLATLTGACMVALGNDVAGLMTNDDSLCQTLAKAASQEGEHVWQLPMFKLYDEKIKSKVADIKNVGEGRWGGAITAAKFLENFVGDVPWVHIDIAGPAFMDSPKPHRDAGATGVMVRTLLRWIENNEA; encoded by the coding sequence ATGAAAAACACAAAATTGCCTTCTCTTAGCCTAGCGTCCGGGGCACTCGACGGATCCAGCGATTCCTCATCGGTCGAAATCATCGTCGTTGGTTTGGCTGCCGAAAACACGCCGTCGCCAACCCTCAAAGCAATTGACTCGGCAACCGGTGGTTGGATCGGTCGCTTGATCGAAGGCGGACAACTCCGCAGCAAGAAGGGCGAAATGAGTTTGCTCGCTTCGCCTTTGGCCACGGGGCCCACCATGATCTTGGTCGTGGGATTGGGAGAGAAGGAAGCCAAGCGATCCGATGCGTTTGAACTCGCAAGTTCAGCGATTCGAAAGCTTACCGATCGCGAACGAGGCACGATCGTGATCGCGTTGGCCGAGTGCTTCGATAAAAGCTTGCATGATGGAGTCGTCGCCGGTGCGCTCTATGGACTCGAAGGTCAATCGCTCTACCAAGCTGAACCCGCAGCCAAGATGCCAGTGGCGATTCAGTTCGCCGGAATAGATAAAGCGGTCCTGGATCGCGGAAAACAAATTGGGGAAGCAATCAACGCCACCAAACGATTGGTCAACGAACCGGCATCGGAAATCTATCCCGCCAGCTTCGCTGATCGAGCGGTGGCGATGGCTAACGAAGCGGGACTCGAAATAGAAGTGTGGGACGAAACAAAGTTAGCCGACGAAGGTTGCCGTGCCATCCTTGCCGTCGGCCGAGCTTCGGCGTGTCCACCGCGTTTGGTGATTTTCCGGCACAACGGTGGTGGAGACGAGGCACCGCTTGCGATTGTTGGCAAAGGCGTCACCTTCGATAGCGGTGGTTTGTCATTGAAGCCGAGTGACGGCATGGTAGACATGAAGTGCGATATGGCGGGTGCCGCAACTGTATTCGGCGTCATGCAAGCGATCGCAAAACTGGGAATCAAACAGAACGTCATCGGGCTTTGCGGTTTGGCTGAAAACATGGTGGCCGGAAACAGCTACCGTCTCGGCGATGTGATTGAAACTCGTAGCGGCAAAACGATCGAGATCCTTAACACGGACGCTGAGGGAAGAGTCGTGTTGGCGGATACGCTTGATGTTGCCATTGAGAATCATCCACGAGCAATGGTGGACTTAGCGACGCTGACGGGAGCGTGCATGGTAGCGCTCGGCAACGATGTTGCTGGGTTGATGACCAACGACGATTCGCTTTGTCAGACGTTGGCAAAGGCAGCGTCACAAGAAGGCGAACATGTTTGGCAACTGCCAATGTTCAAACTGTATGACGAGAAAATTAAGAGCAAGGTTGCAGACATCAAGAATGTTGGCGAGGGCCGTTGGGGCGGCGCGATCACGGCGGCGAAGTTCTTAGAGAACTTTGTGGGCGATGTGCCTTGGGTCCACATCGACATCGCAGGTCCGGCATTCATGGATTCACCCAAACCCCATCGAGACGCGGGCGCCACAGGTGTCATGGTGCGGACCTTGCTTCGTTGGATCGAAAACAACGAAGCGTAA
- a CDS encoding SDR family NAD(P)-dependent oxidoreductase — translation MTTLQQNFATTHPVALVTGSGAPRVGRAIAEHLASLGCHIALHANTSVDEADEAARSIADKFEVETLVTLGSLEDTQTASRLVDETVGKFGRIDVLVNSAAIWHPTPFADIEAAEVQRYFTVNTLSSFLAARAAGVMMAKQDRGGCVVNIGDWATVRPYLDHAAYFPSKGAIEVMTRSLAVELSQLHDQIRVNCIQPGPVLLADDVGEARAKQIAASTLVNRVGTAGHIAHAVQFLCENDFINGVCLPVDGGRSIYAPDGMQVGANTG, via the coding sequence ATGACGACGCTTCAGCAAAACTTTGCCACGACTCATCCTGTTGCCTTGGTCACCGGCAGTGGCGCTCCGCGCGTTGGTCGGGCGATTGCAGAACATTTGGCGTCGCTGGGATGCCATATCGCCTTGCACGCGAACACTTCCGTTGACGAAGCCGACGAGGCCGCAAGGTCGATCGCGGACAAATTTGAAGTCGAAACCTTGGTCACGCTTGGTTCACTCGAGGACACTCAAACAGCGTCGCGTTTGGTCGATGAAACGGTGGGAAAGTTCGGGCGCATTGACGTTTTGGTCAACAGCGCCGCAATTTGGCATCCTACGCCGTTTGCCGATATTGAGGCAGCCGAAGTCCAAAGGTACTTCACCGTTAACACGCTTTCTTCATTCCTGGCTGCACGTGCTGCCGGTGTAATGATGGCCAAACAAGACCGTGGTGGCTGCGTTGTTAACATCGGTGACTGGGCAACCGTTCGACCTTACTTGGATCATGCCGCTTATTTCCCAAGCAAGGGCGCCATCGAGGTCATGACTCGTTCGCTAGCGGTCGAATTGTCGCAACTTCATGACCAGATCCGCGTCAACTGCATTCAGCCTGGACCTGTTTTGTTGGCCGATGACGTTGGAGAGGCTAGAGCGAAGCAAATTGCTGCCAGCACTCTCGTCAATCGTGTTGGAACGGCAGGGCATATCGCGCACGCGGTCCAGTTTTTGTGCGAGAACGATTTCATCAATGGGGTTTGCTTGCCGGTTGATGGTGGACGTTCGATTTATGCACCCGATGGCATGCAGGTTGGTGCCAACACCGGCTAG
- a CDS encoding NUDIX hydrolase, producing MSHSKRHTKIGSSQSELDSSSISDNVTAPLHLNVPVSQIGKKRGVVGVILREDKFLVIRRSQTVTAPGKLCLPGGTMEKGESEVDTLVREMREELTLDVTPVRLCWRSVTPWGTTLAWWLAQIEDHVVPVPDPIEVAEYFWMTHEEVYTAKDALPSLPAFIDAVSAGEIQIV from the coding sequence ATGAGTCATTCAAAACGCCACACGAAGATCGGGTCAAGTCAATCCGAACTCGATTCGAGTTCCATCAGTGATAACGTAACTGCGCCGCTACACCTGAATGTTCCGGTTTCACAAATCGGCAAGAAACGAGGTGTGGTGGGCGTGATTCTTCGCGAGGACAAGTTTCTCGTGATTCGCCGTTCGCAAACCGTCACCGCACCTGGGAAGCTATGTTTGCCAGGCGGGACGATGGAAAAAGGGGAGAGCGAAGTCGACACGCTGGTTCGCGAGATGCGAGAAGAATTGACGCTTGACGTGACTCCCGTGCGATTGTGTTGGCGCAGCGTTACTCCGTGGGGCACTACCTTGGCGTGGTGGTTAGCACAAATCGAAGACCATGTGGTTCCGGTGCCTGACCCAATCGAGGTCGCTGAGTATTTTTGGATGACTCACGAAGAGGTCTATACCGCCAAAGACGCCCTGCCGAGTTTACCGGCATTCATCGATGCAGTTTCGGCCGGCGAAATTCAGATCGTTTGA
- a CDS encoding 5-formyltetrahydrofolate cyclo-ligase produces MTIDPNELKNQIRKAAHANRKAQENKEEVSQRITDRVMELDEYKNAKCVMWYVDVRDEARTRHALPGAVASDKKIVIPFCVDGELELFLLESMDELELGMYKILEPREELRDVPEKRVDVKDLDLILVPGVGFDAQGGRTGHGKGYYDKCLENARPETPLVALAFECQMFDEIPMQDHDIFMDKVVTEDKVYEGKGRS; encoded by the coding sequence ATGACCATCGATCCTAACGAACTAAAGAATCAAATTCGCAAAGCTGCTCACGCCAATCGCAAGGCTCAAGAGAACAAGGAAGAAGTGAGTCAGCGTATTACTGACCGCGTGATGGAGCTTGATGAATACAAGAATGCCAAATGTGTGATGTGGTACGTCGATGTGCGTGATGAAGCTCGCACACGACACGCACTGCCCGGTGCGGTTGCCAGTGACAAGAAAATCGTGATCCCGTTTTGCGTTGATGGGGAACTGGAATTGTTCTTGCTTGAATCCATGGATGAACTCGAGCTCGGGATGTACAAGATCCTTGAACCACGTGAAGAACTTCGCGACGTGCCTGAAAAGCGAGTCGACGTCAAAGATCTCGACTTGATCCTTGTTCCGGGCGTTGGCTTTGACGCCCAGGGAGGCCGAACGGGTCACGGCAAAGGATATTACGACAAATGTCTCGAGAACGCTCGTCCTGAAACACCTTTGGTAGCGTTGGCGTTTGAATGCCAAATGTTTGACGAAATTCCCATGCAAGACCATGACATCTTCATGGACAAGGTTGTGACCGAGGACAAAGTTTACGAAGGCAAAGGCCGCTCTTAA
- a CDS encoding nucleotide-binding protein translates to MSNVLRIALVDPNDASRESLKAMLLGMDTVWLEADCSRYEFFPDVIEQTAPDVGVISLDADPEKSIQLISKIAASAPDTAILAASQSTDGQLILKTMRAGAREFLTLPLAKDDLDAALKRVSQQKFGSSESGGRSCEIYAIAGATGGVGTTSTAVNLGCVLAQNQHNSVALLDLDLSLGDADVFLDSIPDYTLADVVQNVSRLDIQLLKRSLTKHSSGLYLLPRPVDLHDSLSITEDSIRKVIGLLKASFTHLIVDLSKTYSAIDMAAIESATRVILVTQLDLPCLRNVVRLMMSFEEIEGLSSKVEIVVNRAGLDSGQISLKKAKETLGREIFSLLPNDYRTMVEVRNNGVPLITQAPKAAITQGIRELAEKLQGGAQKGEEADEESVAAGESKWKKFWPGAKA, encoded by the coding sequence ATGAGCAATGTGCTTCGAATCGCGTTGGTCGACCCCAACGACGCTTCACGTGAATCGCTCAAAGCGATGCTGTTAGGCATGGACACTGTTTGGCTCGAAGCCGACTGTTCACGCTACGAGTTCTTCCCCGACGTGATCGAGCAAACCGCTCCGGACGTTGGCGTGATCTCATTGGACGCTGACCCCGAAAAATCAATCCAACTGATCTCCAAGATTGCTGCGTCCGCACCCGATACGGCGATCCTGGCCGCCAGCCAGAGTACGGATGGCCAACTGATTCTGAAGACCATGCGAGCGGGCGCTCGTGAGTTCTTGACACTTCCGCTTGCCAAAGATGACTTGGATGCTGCGCTCAAACGAGTCAGCCAGCAGAAGTTTGGTTCGTCCGAATCAGGTGGAAGAAGTTGCGAGATCTACGCCATCGCCGGTGCTACCGGTGGTGTGGGAACGACCAGCACGGCGGTCAACCTTGGATGCGTGCTTGCCCAAAACCAACACAATAGCGTGGCGTTGTTAGACTTGGACTTGTCCCTTGGCGACGCCGATGTTTTCCTTGATTCGATCCCGGATTACACGCTCGCCGATGTGGTGCAGAACGTGTCGCGGTTGGATATTCAACTACTTAAGCGGTCGCTCACAAAGCACAGCAGCGGATTGTACTTGCTGCCGCGCCCGGTCGACCTGCATGATTCATTGTCGATTACCGAGGACAGCATTCGCAAGGTGATTGGCCTCTTGAAGGCTTCGTTCACTCACCTCATCGTTGACCTTTCAAAGACCTATAGCGCCATAGATATGGCTGCGATTGAAAGTGCTACGCGAGTGATCCTGGTCACTCAACTTGACTTGCCCTGTTTGAGAAATGTTGTTCGCTTGATGATGAGCTTCGAAGAAATCGAAGGTTTGTCCAGCAAAGTGGAAATCGTCGTCAACCGTGCGGGTCTCGACTCAGGCCAAATCAGCTTGAAGAAGGCGAAGGAAACGCTCGGACGCGAAATTTTCTCGTTGTTACCCAATGACTATCGCACGATGGTCGAAGTTCGCAACAACGGCGTTCCGCTCATCACCCAGGCACCCAAGGCGGCTATCACTCAGGGTATCCGAGAGCTTGCAGAGAAACTGCAAGGCGGTGCTCAAAAAGGCGAAGAGGCCGACGAAGAATCGGTCGCGGCAGGCGAAAGTAAGTGGAAGAAGTTCTGGCCGGGCGCTAAAGCCTAG